GTAAAGTCATCAGGCTTTACAAAACATACATCTAACATATCTCTGAAAACTCTCAAAGCCCTTTCATGATCTTTGCAAAAACAACAAGCAGTTACTAACGTATTCCATGATATcagatctttttctttaattaggCCAAAGACCTTCTCTGCTTCTTCTATCAAATTAAACTTTGAATACATAGTTATTATCacattccctataaatgctgAATCCTCAAGATTTAGCTTGATCATTTGGCAATGCAATTGCATTCCTCTCCAGAAATCATCATAACTAGTGCAAATTCCCAATAACCCAGAAAAAGTAAATCTATCAGGTGCAAAACCCTTTTGGCGCATAACTTTAAAAGCTTCAATTCCTTTCTCAGGTTGTTGATTTTCCACAAAGCCAGCAATTAAAGCATTATAAGAAACAGCATTTGGTTCAGACATCACATTATGAACCAATAAAGCATCAGTACACAGACCACATTTCATATACATTGAAATAAGTGCATTAGAAACAAAAGGAACAGATACACAACCCAATTTCAAAGATTGAGCATGAACTTGTAGGCCTTGAGACAATGCCGTAAGACTAGCACAGGCACTTATAACACTGGCAAATACATATTCATTAGGCACAATTCTCATCTGAGAAAATAAGTTGAGAGCTAATAAAGGTTGTCCAGTTTGGTCATAACCAGAAATTATTGCTGACCATGAGACCAGGTTTCTGTCAGACATTTCATCAAACATACGACGGGCAAATATTACGTTGCCACatttagaatataaatttataacatGGTTGGATACAATTATGTCAGATAGCATGCCGGTCTTTAAAGCAGCGGCATGAAGAGAAAGACCGTGAAGAAAAGCCTTGATCTTGGCGCAATGGTGCAATAAGGAGCCTATAGCTTCTGGAATCATTTAAGAGAAGCTGtaaatagttttcttttcttttcgttTCTTTTTTGACATTACGATTAAAGGAACAATGGGCCTAGCTAGGCCTTGAAAAGCTACTTATTAAGCGTCAAGATACAAGAAGAGACCAATGGGCCTTCTGGGCTGGCTTAACAGAtaaatttctcattttatgCACTATGCCTGGTTTGGATTCATGgatttaactaaaatttaataaattttaaagaattttattatttgaattaaatgtaaagataataaattttatataaaataatattgaaataaaaatattataacaattcattaatttttttaaattgtggACACTATTtagatagaaaattaaaattctaaaagataaaaaaaaaaaaattaaaaggtgaggaatttcttaaaattcataGATTTATGCTACATTTTTACTTACCAAATGATAACTTTAAGTTAAATTtgtaagattttataaaattccaCATTTGAatccttcaatccaaattatccttatatattttacactTCTTGTTTTGGCAATTACTTGCCTATTTCaatatagttatatttatgtaCGAGAGAGttatacattttaaatttttctaattttcataTATGTGTAATTGttaatgaaatgaaattattgggatcttctttttcttcagttaaatattattttgcaATAGTAAAATCTTTTGGGTTAATATGATAGGAATTTTCTTAAGTATAGACTTTTGGAGGTATGAACAATTTTAATAACATGATTCTTCTTTAAAATCAATTACCCAAActcataagaaaaagaaaatatatatatttcagtTCTCCACATCAGTAGATTAAGGAAGTAGAGTTTAACATCCACTTACCTCTTAAAAACCATCATTTTCAACTCACAAAATCAGTGAATTCAGGAAGTAGAgcttagaatttatatttcacCTCTTTTATTACATCGATCcattttaaacaaataaaactcaaaactTTACTTTatctctatttaatttttaaaacttcatCTTGCTTTGCCTCATTTTACAAGTGAGAATATGCTACTAGTTGAATCAACacatatattttcattaaaatatagttGAAACAATATGTACTCGTAATCTTATAGCCTACAGAAGCAACATAGTTGAAAAATCGTCAACGATATCTGGTCTCAAGTTTTGTGGGTTTCTGGATGTGGAAGATGCTCTAGTTTTCTAGTGTTTTTGGTTTGATCAGTTGGTGTTTTCTATAcgtgttttcttttctttttctttgtttgtgTTTCATGAGAAACATCAGTTGGTTGTGTTGTTTACTTCTTTTGATGTATAAGCTTATGTTCTTTTATATAAGTTGGttttctttcctctaaaatCTTTAATAAGATAACGATTGCTTGCAAAAGGGGGGAAAGAAAGAATTGTTGATAATAGCTAATTAAATCATCATTCTTCTATGGGAATGCTAATCATTGAGAGAGAGTATGTTGCATCTTATCTCTGTATCATCTTCCATAATACAAGTAGTGTAATGCTAAGCACTAAACAAAGAATTATCATTGTATATGACATGCTTAAGCTGTGTGGTCCTCTCTCACTTGTGTTGATTTCTTGGGATGGAAACAAATTAAGTTACCCTACTATCACATATATGGAAAACTCCAGTCTTTCACATTTTGGTCCACATTCTACCACAGACGAGAGAAATCTAAGAAGATAAAGTGGTGGAAGTGAATCTGGACAGAAAACTGGAGCAGGTTGAAGATAgggaataataatatatacagAAGCAGCTGATGGGTGGCTATATTCTGCTCGACCTTTTTCACCCAATTCCCATCTCCTTTCATTTTCAGTAAACTGAAATTTGGGTTCGCAAAAAGGGGATCCGTGACTTTCTGCAAATTCAGGCCGTGGTTTTGAGTTTTGTCAAGttgagtatatatatttatagaaaggGAGCCATTACTGGCTGCTGGGTATCAAATCTGACATGCCATATGCTAATTATAGAATTTGCATTAAACCAGCAGTAATGGAGTAGTTATCAAGGAATTCTAACCTTGCTACTCACTCCGCTTCCTGAGATTATTATGAGAGTTTCCAAGCACATTATGTAACTAgtctacatatatatatatatatatatagacagaAGGTAtcgttaataataataattattattatttgcttgACATGTTGATTTGGATCACAAACAATAATGTGAGAAtaacttttctaattttaaaaatatctcaaaatatttatatgcacaatttataaattaaatccataataaaatataataacaatgaCTGAAACTCAtgtgtatattttaattaatgtgtttacttaaaattattttactcaGCTTTCTTCTtcgttttttaattttttatatatgtcatTGATACTTAAAAGTAGACCCAAAACTTTTCTAGAACCTTCCATAGCctcaaattaatgaaatagAAAAGGGTGGAACTATCTCACgtttaaaataagaaagaagaaaaggaaaaggattCTATAAGATGAGAAAAGGCGTTGGATAACCTGAGACCACAAAttcaattagttttattatctGATTTCCTATTATACA
The Ricinus communis isolate WT05 ecotype wild-type chromosome 1, ASM1957865v1, whole genome shotgun sequence DNA segment above includes these coding regions:
- the LOC8287000 gene encoding pentatricopeptide repeat-containing protein At3g57430, chloroplastic, which codes for MIPEAIGSLLHHCAKIKAFLHGLSLHAAALKTGMLSDIIVSNHVINLYSKCGNVIFARRMFDEMSDRNLVSWSAIISGYDQTGQPLLALNLFSQMRIVPNEYVFASVISACASLTALSQGLQVHAQSLKLGCVSVPFVSNALISMYMKCGLCTDALLVHNVMSEPNAVSYNALIAGFVENQQPEKGIEAFKVMRQKGFAPDRFTFSGLLGICTSYDDFWRGMQLHCQMIKLNLEDSAFIGNVIITMYSKFNLIEEAEKVFGLIKEKDLISWNTLVTACCFCKDHERALRVFRDMLDVCFVKPDDFTFAGVLAACAGLASIRHGKQIHGHLIRTRQYQDVGVSNALVNMYAKCGSIKNSYDVFRRMSDRNLVSWNTIIAAFGNHGLGARALKHFEKMKTVGIHPDSVTFVGLLTACNHAGLVEEGQVYFNSMEEAYGIFPNIEHFSCLIDLLGRAGRLQEAEEYMEKLPFGHDPIILGSLLSACRLHGDMVIGEHLATQLLKLQPVTTSPYVLLSNLYASDEMWGGVAEAWKMLKYSGLKKEPGHSLIDVMGMFEKFTMGDLSHSRIEEIKDTIKMLNWTVSEVSINHLT